In Glycine max cultivar Williams 82 chromosome 15, Glycine_max_v4.0, whole genome shotgun sequence, the DNA window AAttcatgttaattaaaaaaacactcaTGCATTGGTATggtaaatttagaaaaaaaatatttaattattttattaaaaatagaatttacttataagtatatataaaatactatTACATTATTGTGGTTTAGATTATGACTTCCATCACATCAGAATGAAGGTTGGTATTGATGACATACACCAATTAGATTAATTCAATAAATTGAACATCACACagagaattaatttaaaataactttaaaatttgaatagataacatcaattttcataTAAACTTGATGAATAAATCacagaaatattttaaataaatgatcagaaattgaaaattaacCTGTAGatatgtttgattatattttattattgtattcAAAAGATGTTCAGATTACTTACCTTATTTTATTCATCCCTCATTCTCTCTAATCGAAAAAGAAATAAGGGATTACTTGAAAATTCTTGGCAATTTGAAAgtgtatgatgaatgtgttagacatataataaaaagttgGTTGTGTTTTCAtctaataacttaaaaattttaGATAGTTTATTCAAAACCTCTAtaattaatcaagtaattaaCTTGGAGTTCAATTCTTGGTTCCTCCATATACCACAAAATAAGTGAGCTTACAATTTGATTTATTAGAGGTAGTATAATCATTCACGTATCTTACTAGAAAATGAGTCCAagtgcataaaataaaacattcgcAAGCTTAAAATTCATATCATAGAACCGAGGAAAATATGACTTGCTTTTTAGGTCTGCTTTGAAGCGCATAAACAAAAAGGACGACAGTGGATTATCAACTAAGCAGCATCCCATGTCCTTAGCTTGGCCCACCAATTTCTCCATACTCTCAAGTCTCAATTACTATTCCAGCTAGCTCTCATTCATGTAATCAGTATTTTAGCatttgtaatatataaaataaatgcttattttatataattaaagtttgaaatagataaatgtttttaaatatataaattagactataaataaatatttttgaatatataaattatatttttaattttataataaataacttatatagtaatataatattatttttaattattaatattttattttaaattttaatataattgagaaattcagataaaaataatagatcGAACAAGATATGAGAATAAGAAAATTTCTTAATAACGTTTATCGttgaagaaaattttctaaaaatactcTCCTTGAATAATAACTTCTAAAAGCATCATCattcaatataattaaatattgatttaaatgtttttcattcatgttgtgtacttttttctgtttattatctaaaaaatatatttttccattttattaCCTCACATTttccaaattttgttttttcatacCAGTCATtacatttaacttattttatggATTAAGACTAACggtatcaaaaataaattttttaaaatgtcaaataataaaataaaaatatatatttttaggtattaaactaaaaatggaGTATATTACAtgtatgaaaaacatatttaacccttaaatattttatcatatttaacaCATGAATCAATTGATATGTATTTCagtttaattaaatgttttaaattcgAGTTTTCAATACGTAACTacattaaatacaaaaaaaattatctataataAATTATCCATAATAGTTCTATAGGCAGAATTATTTCTAGTACCTtctataacaaaaatataaatattctaatttatatatagagGGCCTTGCTTGCAAGATATACTACCTTAGTCTTGGTGATTGTATTGTATGCATCTATGTGTCGTCCTTTCCATGTTCATCACTTTGTTCACGTTCCAAATTCTCCACCTTGATGGCTGAAACTCACTCATTTACTCACACTCCCTTAATCACACCCACTATCAGCCCCACCAGAAGCAAACCATGCAACCCTCCAGAACACAGCATCAACTTGATGGTTGTGTTAGCAGTCATAGTGTGTGCCTTCCTATGCGCTCTTGGTCTCAACACAATGCTGCAATGTGTGTTCCAATGTGCCAATCGCGTTCTCACGGAGCCCCTTCAGTGGATTGCCTCAAGGAGGCTCAATTCTGGCCTCAAGAAGAGAGAAATGGTGGCTTTGCCAACCTCAACTTACACTCATTCTTGTGCCTCTCCATCTTCGCCCTCCAATAATATTTGTGCCATTTGCTTAACGGAATTCTCTGATGGGGATAGGATAAGGTTCCTGCCAAACTGCAATCACCGTTTTCACGTTGATTGCATTGATAAGTGGCTGCTTTCTCACTCTTCTTGCCCAACTTGTAGGAACTTGCTCAAGCCCACTGATTCAGTACACTCCTTGCATACTGTAGTATCatagtttgattattttttttttagattactAAAACTTAAGATGATTTTGATTCCAGAGACTCATCAAGATCTAGACGAATCTCAAGGTTTCAAAAGAACTTACATATTACCTATGATCAATAAAGATTCTCACCTcgacaacaaaaattaaacacaTATTCTTATGAGATATGAATCTATCTTGTCATATATATGAACCAACCTTTTGGCTagtttgattaattattatagctcagctatatatatatatatatatatatagtatgcaTATTTTTGTATGGTTAGTACCAAGTAGACATATGTatctgtatatatatatatatatagtatgcaTATTTTTGTATGGTTAGTACCAAGTAGACATATGTatctgtatatatatatatatatagtatgcaTATTTTTGTATGGTTAGTACCAAGTAGACATATGTATCTGTTGTAAGGCTAGTGTAGCATGTGTTATATACGAGCCTACTCTTACAAATTGCCACCGCAGCATAGTTTTATAACCATGGGAAACCTTTATTTGCAGGATGTGAACCTAGTGTATCGATAACTTTCGGAACAAAATGCATAATGTCATTGGATCGCATGTTATTGTCGTGTTTGATcggtttttaatttattttattatttgtggattaaataatttttagttagtagatataataatttttgtttttagtggtttaatttattttttttactggtgatgtattattttatactttaaataGTCTCTAATATCATTTTGTACTAACAAAGTGTAATGAGTTTACTCTAACtaatcaaatttatttgtttgttaaccaaaaaaacaaagtgTTATCTcttgaaaatgatttatatggaagaggaaaaaaacgaaaagaaatatttaaattaaagtagatagaaaaaaaattgtgaaattcatacataattttaaaattgtctttttttctttcttatttcttcACTAGTAAACACACACTAAATGATAAAAGATTGAATTGTATTAACTcagatttaatattatttttaaattgaaccaAAATGAACTACAAATTCATTTATTATCAGGTTGAATAATTTCTTACCACGAAAGCAACTTATAAGAACTCTCGAAAATCTCAATTGTCAAGCTTAGAAGTTAGAGTTTGAGCCCATAATGAGGTAGGTTCACTTTAAAATGTTTGCTACAAGATAATTGTCTCGTACATATATAATCATTATCAGTAtttaaggaagataagggtgGAAGAGATCATCACCACAACCACTAGTTAGCAGGGAAATCGTGACAACATCTTGAGATAGAAACATAAGGATGAATCAATAAgcattcttaatttcttttctttttttcaatttttgtgtgAATTTAGAATACCTTTTAACcgataactcaattttttttatgtaaactcattttttttaaaaaaagcataaaatttatctaaataacTTTTACacctcttaattatttttttctatacatacaaataaaaattaaaccttAATTATCATAAGGTCCAAACTATAGTCAAGTGTGTCGGGCTTTGTTATCGTCGTCCTTCTCTCCAAATGCatattctcttctttctaaatgCATATTCTCTTCCGACATATCCAAGTGTGTGATAAAGCCACATTTGTCCCATCACTTTGTGCGGATTAGGATTTCGTGCCTTtacaagaagaaacaagaaaactACGATTTAGAACTGAATTATGTTAAAAAGAATCATCATAAGTGGTCCCATTGGCACAATGTCTTGATCCGTAAAATGATCTAAGAAGTGTTTTAAAAGGATAGAAAAAACTgttgtatttaaatatattagcaatttaaaattttatttcatatatttattttaaaatgttcgatagtttttttcttaaatgtgGTTAAAAGATGAGATTTTATTTAAGGTAATCATTCAATTTCTTAGACAAAAACTAATCACTgacaaaatgaataaatattttacacaataacatgataattaaaaaaattcaatagttTTTAGTTAGTGTTAAAGACaagctaaataaaataaaataaaaaatctgaaCAATAATGAAGAGATGAAAACTCAATAAACGACAACACCCAGCTGATCTTGGTTGATGGTGCTTTGCTCTATCCAACTTTCGCGTGGGAAGA includes these proteins:
- the LOC100803003 gene encoding RING-H2 finger protein ATL74 encodes the protein MAETHSFTHTPLITPTISPTRSKPCNPPEHSINLMVVLAVIVCAFLCALGLNTMLQCVFQCANRVLTEPLQWIASRRLNSGLKKREMVALPTSTYTHSCASPSSPSNNICAICLTEFSDGDRIRFLPNCNHRFHVDCIDKWLLSHSSCPTCRNLLKPTDSVHSLHTVVS